A part of Rhodamnia argentea isolate NSW1041297 chromosome 8, ASM2092103v1, whole genome shotgun sequence genomic DNA contains:
- the LOC115741369 gene encoding agamous-like MADS-box protein AGL82 has translation MGRGKLALELIPKEKARRITYEKRKKGLMKKAQEFTTLCGVDTCMLIYGPAGATATAEPEVWPSSPEKVKLVIERYRSEGADRRAKRTIGLPEFFTNRKRKVDAELAKARLANWEAKYPVSEALIEGFSEEELRRLLGSLGRKLEAAKARLAAMKEDAMRRSSSHVYEHQIHAHDHVYHHHHMQGMFQDVPIPMKQPSIDVKPHLDWPYLMQQQQQQPLFEPDCLNSSFPMPSEWWAQKIQYRNHCLVGDVPPGPSGCGGTALVNNFHHSVSFPAMQNYQITTLEGMMLSETSTYGPIVGNVSLGGTSSSAACYDTQLVQLAPPPGPLSVMQGGPIPNQMKQASSQGNHQFHDYH, from the coding sequence ATGGGTCGTGGCAAATTGGCTTTGGAGCTGATCCCGAAAGAGAAAGCGCGCAGGATCACCTacgagaagaggaaaaagggtTTGATGAAGAAGGCCCAAGAGTTCACCACCTTGTGCGGCGTTGACACGTGCATGCTCATCTATGGCCCCGCGGGGGCTACTGCCACCGCCGAGCCCGAGGTGTGGCCCTCGAGTCCGGAGAAGGTCAAGCTGGTCATCGAGCGGTACAGGAGCGAGGGCGCCGACCGCCGTGCCAAGAGGACCATTGGGCTGCCCGAGTTCTTCACTAATCGGAAGAGGAAGGTTGATGCCGAGCTCGCCAAGGCACGACTAGCCAACTGGGAAGCCAAGTACCCGGTCTCGGAGGCGCTGATCGAGGGCTTCTCTGAGGAGGAGCTGAGGAGGCTGTTGGGCTCTCTAGGGCGCAAGCTCGAGGCGGCCAAGGCGAGGCTGGCCGCCATGAAGGAGGACGCGATGAGGAGATCGTCAAGCCATGTGTATGAGCATCAAATACATGCGCATGATCATgtctatcatcatcatcacatgCAGGGCATGTTTCAGGACGTGCCAATCCCAATGAAGCAGCCATCCATTGATGTAAAACCACATCTTGACTGGCCATATCttatgcagcagcagcagcaacaacccCTGTTTGAGCCCGACTGTCTCAATTCTTCATTCCCGATGCCGAGTGAGTGGTGGGCACAGAAGATCCAATACCGGAACCACTGCCTCGTTGGCGACGTCCCGCCAGGGCCGAGTGGCTGCGGCGGCACTGCGCTTGTCAACAACTTCCACCACTCAGTCAGCTTCCCGGCAATGCAGAACTACCAGATCACCACCCTGGAGGGGATGATGCTCTCGGAGACGTCGACATACGGCCCCATCGTGGGCAACGTGTCGCTGGGGGGCACTTCCAGCTCTGCGGCGTGCTACGACACACAGTTGGTCCAGCTGGCCCCGCCACCCGGGCCGCTCTCGGTGATGCAGGGTGGTCCGATCCCAAACCAGATGAAGCAGGCTTCTTCGCAGGGGAATCATCAGTTTCATGATTATCACTGA